A window from Purpureocillium takamizusanense chromosome 3, complete sequence encodes these proteins:
- a CDS encoding uncharacterized protein (COG:H~EggNog:ENOG503NX1U), which translates to MEPANGIDVWGPWFQGVVALESLNLTSTAVDRAKRSKVAIVGAGMSGLMTYLILHQAGLTNVTIIEGSDRVGGRVHTQYLSGGPFDYSYQELGAMRIPMTVTLSNVTYNISEHRLVLDLIEEMNRLNNDKTNEINLIPFINTRPHEPVHGHGVKLENGFASTDTQTSASSRPNSPADVPHSASDLKDLLESTLPGDDFLARMTANIFQAHSDWIDHGLANLPGDRWSEFAFAVNHLGASIRDQNDVFEGLGSNSFWLSTYDKIVLGPNTQYKTIDGGMSRLPQSFLPLVEPITKFNRKVERIAWNQSTEKLTLKWRRRYNESFGEDEVDYAIIAAPFSVVRRWRLPGMFPHTF; encoded by the exons ATGGAACCCGCCAATGGCATCGACGTCTGGGGCCCTTGGTTCCAGGGTGTTGTCGCTCTCGAGAGCCTGAACCTAACATCCACGGCCGTGGACCGCGCGAAGCGGAGCAAGGTGGCCATCGTCGGAGCCGGCATGTCGGGTCTTATGACTTATCTCATCCTGCACCAGGCTGGGCTCACCAATGTGACCATCATCGAGGGCAGCGACCGCGTCGGGGGACGCGTGCATACACAGTATCTAAGCGGTGGCCCGTTTGATTATTCTTACCAAGAGCTGGGCGCGATGCGAATTCCCATGACTGTCACCTTGTCCAATGTCACGTACAACATTTCAGAGCACCGGCTTGTGTTGGACTTAATCGAAGAGATGAACAGGCTCAACAATGACAAGACAAACGAGATCAACTTGATACCGTTCATCAACACACGTCCTCATGAGCCTGTTCACGGACACGGCGTCAAGCTAGAGAACGGGTTTGCTTCGACCGACACCCAAACATCTGCTTCTTCACGCCCGAATTCGCCGGCCGACGTGCCGCATTCCGCTTCCGACCTGAAGGACCTCTTGGAGTCAACGTTGCCTGGAGATGACTTCCTCGCACGCATGACGGCCAACATCTTCCAGGCGCACAGTGACTGGATTG ATCACGGGCTTGCTAATCTCCCAGGAGACCGATGGTCGGAGTTCGCATTTGCGGTCAACCACCTTGGAGCGTCTATACGTGATCAGAACGACGTGTTCGAGGGCCTTGGTTCGAACAGTTTTTGGCTCTCC ACTTACGACAAAATCGTCCTGGGCCCTAACACTCAGTACAAAACTATTGATGGAG GCATGAGTCGCCTACCACAATCGTTCCTCCCACTTGTCGAACCGATAACCAAGTTCAACCGCAAAGTCGAGCGCATCGCATGGAACCAGAGTACCGAGAAGCTCACGTTGAAGTGGAGGCGCCGCTACAACGAAAGCTTTGGTGAAGACGAGGTCGACTATGCCATCATCGCTGCACCATTCTCCGTCGTGCGTCGATGGCGACTCCCAGGCATGTTTCCCCATACTTTTTAG
- a CDS encoding uncharacterized protein (COG:H~EggNog:ENOG503NX1U), translated as MRHAIGSLNYHTVCRVALEYRTRFWEHLETPIYGSCSDVAGIPEIGKICYPSYNINGVPEEQHARYAMETLVEIHGEVARDQYTGNFKRKCWGLDEFAGAAYASPTVGSFELYLPQYFKTHKHMVFVGEHTTYMYSWIVSAVESGIRGAVQLLLELGLVDEAKEAANKWMGRWLSVV; from the exons ATGAGGCACGCCATCGGCTCGCTGAACTATCATACCGTTTGCAGGGTGGCCCTTGAGTACCGCACGCGTTTCTGGGAGCACCTCGAGACCCCTATCTATGGCTCATGCTCCGACGTTGCCGGAATTCCAGAAATTGGGAAGATTTGCTATCCCTCGTACAATATCAACG GCGTGCCGGAAGAGCAGCACGCGCGCTACGCCATGGAGACACTAGTCGAGATCCACGGTGAGGTCGCTCGTGACCAATACACGGGCAACTTCAAGCGCAAGTGCTGGGGGCTGGACGAGTTTGCAGGGGCGGCGTACGCCTCGCCCACTGTTGGCAGCTTCGAGCTATACCTTCCGCAATATTTCAAGACACACAAGCAC ATGGTTTTTGTCGGCGAGCACACTACGTACATGTATAGTTGGATAGTGTCGGCAGTCGAGTCTGGCATTCGAGGGGCCGTGCAGCTCTTGCTAG AACTCGGcctcgtggacgaggcgaaAGAGGCCGCGAACAAGTGGATGGGACGGTGGCTCAGCGTTGTATGA
- a CDS encoding uncharacterized protein (COG:S~EggNog:ENOG503P2P2), which translates to MLAIVRSLVRRRSRCGVCMFMLDQGAKSLELDFGGKPSCVFYKSDYHEFTHDDLHESAGRGCGHCKSIVRAFGVHQVEFTTARWWPPQDALGASTYLELDTNMKFELNISEEPGKDVLESVHSCIRPGAKLGGSTRDDACLAQAATWLESCRRDHDCCRAASTFRPTRLLSLDSSPGTVRLVESVLGDTVYAALSHRWTEETLRVRLERGNHAQRLEHGILIDDLPQMMRDVVFLLRRLGILYVWIDCLCIVQDNKDDWQREAAAMALIYTNAELTVAASWCSTGGQSLFSDRSGNDFAEVDIAHIDGDPVFLRRVLPHFTWQDIANDWFSGDSFIDAEREWPLLSRGWVYQEQLLSRRMLHVTRSELIWECTGHMDCECGWYRASGDGGIVRSQVKQPVTSKSWGTVVDEYSKRELTFGTDKLPALAGVAHAFDDSHGDLGRYCCGMWERDLQECFFWRSTTTRSRPSSHMPSWSWASVSGNVECWSLGSEMVQFKDVLVSYVGNPCMGDVQEARVILRGPLARATLHCRNGSYKIQVGDQWSAFDTDHRLDSADGLAVTHGMPAFCLVFGQGTSSSRAPGQDVLWEREYACFLVLLCVNESDHVYRRIGISAGNHNSEEVAELDAMLGVAETRVISMV; encoded by the coding sequence atgctcgCCATCGTGAGATCCCtcgtgaggaggaggagtcgtTGCGGGGTATGTATGTTCATGCTGGACCAGGGCGCCAAATCACTCGAGCTTGACTTTGGAGGGAAGCCCTCCTGTGTTTTCTACAAATCCGACTACCACGAGTTCACCCACGACGACCTACACGAGTCCGCcgggcgcggctgcggccacTGCAAAAGTATCGTTCGCGCATTTGGCGTCCATCAAGTCGAGTTTACCACCGCGCGATGGTGGCCACCGCAGGACGCTCTAGGAGCGTCGACCTACTTGGAGCTCGACACGAACATGAAATTTGAGCTCAACATCTCTGAAGAACCTGGAAAAGACGTTCTGGAGTCTGTTCACTCCTGCATCCGGCCGGGTGCGAAACTTGGCGGGAGCACTCGGGACGATGCGTGCCTAGCCCAAGCAGCGACTTGGCTAGAGTCATGCCGGCGAGATCACGATTGCTGCCGTGCCGCTTCCACATTTCGTCCCACAAGGCTGCTCTCCCTTGACAGCAGTCCCGGTACCGTCAGATTGGTCGAGTCTGTCCTGGGCGATACCGTGTACGCGGCGCTCAGTCATCGCTGGACCGAGGAGACCCTGCGCGTCCGGCTGGAACGTGGCAATCATGCGCAGAGGCTGGAGCACGGCATTCTTATCGACGACCTGCCTCAAATGATGCGCGACGTCGTCTTTTTGCTCCGCCGGCTAGGGATACTCTACGTGTGGATTGACTGCTTGTGCATTGTTCAGGACAACAAGGATGACTGGCAacgcgaggcggccgcgatggcgcTCATATACACCAACGCCGAACTGACAGTCGCCGCGAGTTGgtgcagcaccggcggccaGAGCCTCTTCAGCGACCGCAGCGGAAACGACTTTGCTGAAGTCGACATCGCACACATTGACGGTGACCCCGTGTTCCTTCGCCGGGTGCTACCGCACTTTACCTGGCAAGACATTGCAAACGACTGGTTCTCAGGCGACAGCTTCATAGACGCTGAGCGCGAGTGGCCACTGCTCTCCCGAGGCTGGGTGTACCAAGAGCAGCTACTCTCGAGGCGCATGCTGCACGTCACGCGCTCGGAGCTCATATGGGAGTGCACCGGCCACATGGACTGTGAGTGCGGCTGGTACCGCGCCTCAGGCGATGGAGGCATTGTACGCAGCCAGGTTAAGCAGCCCGTGACGAGCAAGTCTTGGGGCACAGTTGTCGACGAGTACTCCAAGAGGGAGTTGACGTTTGGCACGGACAAGCTCCCGGCGCTGGCAGGCGTGGCGCATGCTTTTGATGACAGTCACGGCGACCTTGGCAGGTATTGCTGTGGCATGTGGGAGCGCGACCTCCAGGAGTGCTTCTTTTGGCGGTCAACTACGACTAGATCGAGGCCAAGCAGCCACATGCCGTCGTGGTCCTGGGCGTCGGTGTCCGGAAACGTCGAATGCTGGTCCCTGGGCTCCGAGATGGTCCAGTTCAAGGATGTGCTCGTCTCCTACGTTGGGAACCCTTGCATGGGCGACGTGCAAGAAGCAAGGGTCATCCTCCGAGGACCGTTGGCACGCGCGACTCTACACTGCCGGAATGGGTCCTACAAGATCCAGGTAGGGGATCAGTGGTCGGCTTTTGATACCGACCACAGGCTTGATAGTGCTGATGGCTTGGCGGTCACGCATGGAATGCCAGCATTCTGCCTCGTTTTTGGACAGGGCACGTCATCCTCGAGAGCCCCCGGCCAAGATGTGTTGTGGGAACGCGAATATGCGTGCTTTCTGGTTCTCCTCTGCGTAAATGAGTCTGACCATGTCTATCGGCGAATTGGCATTTCCGCGGGGAATCACAACAGCGAGGAAGTCGCGGAGCTTGACGCGATGCTTGGTGTCGCAGAGACTCGGGTAATTAGCATGGTATAG
- a CDS encoding uncharacterized protein (COG:S~EggNog:ENOG503NV88), producing MMSLQPHLQVPFEKPPLDMQPSLIAAHVGIASAARTLQPWTYSPLPLGAIKPGGWLLGEMEAMASGLAGHEHDFYVFVNESSWLNEPGAGGSEYSTLNEGLPYWFNALVPMAYTLDNDRLKAQVHEVASTVLGHQAPDGWIGPEVGDRRNFWARTPFFLGLTQLVEANATWEEPVLKSLSRFMPLANKMLNNDGQGFTKCLEDTDCTWGQARAHDMMITMQWLLERYPSSQDAMLWENMDLLYAQSNFKWDKWYTEGTFLKVANTHDPALWPYIHGVNVGQGLKASTVMYRNTGSREMVKKSHDAVDWTFKYHGSASGTVLADEGEHGLAPYMGSELCTAVETTYSLAYMYQVLGSNSFADRAERTIFNAFPVMMTGDKWAHQYMAQPNQPHAINVTAADGNVPPVFTSANGGLTTTFGMEPQYPCCTVNHPQGYPKFVSNSWVAVGKSGLLHALLSPSTVSTRVNGGSVKITCDTTYPFEDVLRYTITAEKPFDLYLRVPGWAQASQTSESSAIDSTASTRRIRIKAGRTKLQHRLDAQIRTEARANNTVAVFHGNLLYALELGTTQTSSYPHAWWNTQGPGLDYLPFPQLRDYYIDSTTPWNIAIDPSTLKYHGASGRLKNPIFEQGAPTNHMTVEGCEIEWPLYLDVTPDWAPKDRTCKSRRKSYRLIPYGAAKVHMSDLPVKKF from the exons ATGATGAGCCTTCAGCCTCATTTGCAGGTTCCCTTTGAGAAACCACCGCTCGACATGCAGCCGTCGCTCATTGCCGCGCACGTGGGcatcgcctccgccgcgcgaACCC TCCAGCCATGGACGTAttcaccgctgccgctcggGGCTATCAAGCCTGGCGGATGGCTCCTTGGCGAGATGGAGGCCATGGCTAgtggcctcgccggccacgaACATGACTTCTACGTCTTTGTCAACGAGTCGAGCTGGCTCAACGAGCCCGGAGCCGGTGGCTCCGAGTACAGCACCCTGAATGAGGGCCTGCCGTACTGGTTCAATGCGCTCGTGCCCATGGCCTACACCCTCGACAACGACAGGCTCAAGGCGCAGGTCCACGAGGTCGCCTCGACCGTACTCGGCCATCAGGCTCCTGATGGCTGGATCGGGCCAGAGGTCGGCGACAGGCGCAACTTTTGGGCGCGGACGCCATTCTTCCTCGGGCTGACGCAGCTTGTCGAGGCAAATGCGACGTGGGAGGAGCCGGTACTCAAGAGCCTCAGCCGCTTCATGCCGCTCGCCAACAAGATGCTGAATAATGACGGCCAAGGATTCACCAAATGCCTCGAGGACACGGACTGCACGTGGGGACAGGCGAGAGCGCACGACATGATGATTACGATGCAGTGGTTGCTAGAGCGCTATCCATCGAGTCAAGACGCGATGCTCTGGGAAAACATGGACCTGCTCTACGCGCAGAGCAACTTCAAATGGGACAAGTGGTACACGGAAGGGACGTTCCTAAAAGTTGCCAACACACATGATCCCGCTCTCTGGCCGTATATCCACGGCGTCAACGTTGGGCAGG GTCTCAAGGCATCTACCGTCATGTACCGCAACACGGGCAGCCGTGAAATGGTGAAGAAGAGTCACGACGCCGTGGACTGGACATTCAAGTATCACGGCTCTGCGTCGGGAactgtcctcgccgacgagggagagCATGGCCTAGCGCCGTACATGGGCAGCGAGCTCTGCACGGCCGTCGAGACGACGTACTCGCTGGCTTACATGTACCAAGTCCTCGGCAGCAACAGCTTTGCAGACCGCGCCGAGCGAACGATCTTTAACGCCTTCCCAGTCATGATGACGGGCGACAAGTGGGCTCACCAGTACATGGCACAACCTAACCAGCCGCACGCCATCAACGTGACGGCAGCCGACGGCAACGTGCCTCCCGTGTTTACTTCGGCCAACGGTGGCCTGACGACAACATTTGGCATGGAGCCACAGTATCCATGCTGCACCGTCAACCACCCGCAGGGATATCCCAAATTTGTGTCCAACAGCTGGGTTGCCGTGGGCAAATCTGGGCTACTACATGCCCTGCTCAGCCCATCCACGGTCTCGACGCGGGTCAACGGTGGCTCGGTGAAGATTACTTGCGACACGACATATCCCTTTGAAGATGTGCTTCGATACACAATCACGGCAGAAAAGCCATTCGACTTATACCTTCGCGTGCCTGGCTGGGCGCAGGCCTCGCAAACGTCAGAGTCGTCGGCGATTGACTCCACGGCGTCCACTCGCAGAATCCGAATCAAGGCTGGCAGGACGAAGCTTCAGCACAGGCTTGACGCACAGATCCGCACGGAGGCCCGCGCAAACAACACAGTCGCCGTCTTCCACGGGAATCTCTTGTACGCCCTAGAGCTTGGCACGACGCAGACGTCGTCCTACCCACACGCGTGGTGGAATACCCAGGGCCCTGGGCTGGACTATCTGCCATTTccgcagctgcgcgactACTACATCGACAGCACGACCCCGTGGAATATCGCCATTGACCCGTCGACGCTGAAGTACCACGGCGCGAGTGGCAGGCTCAAGAACCCCATTTTCGAGCAGGGAGCTCCCACCAACCACATGACTGTCGAAGGCTGTGAAATCGAATGGCCCTTGTATTTGGACGTCACGCCAGACTGGGCACCTAAAGATCGTACGTGCAAGAGCCGGCGCAAATCCTACAGGCTGATTCCCTACGGAGCGGCCAAGGTACACATGTCGGATTTGCCTGTCAAGAAGTTTTGA
- a CDS encoding uncharacterized protein (COG:S~EggNog:ENOG503P4ZC) has product MTLKLVSLGSSYASGPGIPPVVDKAARRSGSNYAHVLASRLGASLTDLSVSAATLDNITHDAQVSRGKTFPPQIEGVPVDADIIMLLGGGNDMGYVLPLFIECFTAHLSTRLLWRLASFFKKTPKPQSLDEHAVTERYERTLDAIHDRAPNAHIIVVEYLTVLSNGVNETGLPLRPERLDHYRDIAAALQRATANAADQPLRKDWCTRVHVAKASEAHGLGTSQPWMRGFSRRLFCKIGGGVLHPNKEGMAAVADLISEHVHNLPDAAVKQKLHDSGA; this is encoded by the coding sequence ATGACTCTCAAGCTTGTCAGCCTGGGCTCCTCATATGCATCGGGGCCGGGCATCCCCCCAGTggtcgacaaggccgcgcGACGTTCGGGCTCCAACTATGCCCACGTCCTTGCCTCGCGCCTCGGAGCCAGTCTTACCGACTTGAGCGTATCAGCTGCGACCCTTGACAACATAACACACGACGCGCAGGTGTCTCGCGGCAAGACTTTTCCCCCGCAAATCGAAGGCGTGCCTGTTGATGCCGACATCATCATGTTGCTGggtggcggcaacgacaTGGGGTATGTCCTGCCGCTCTTCATCGAGTGCTTTACGGCCCACCTATCCACGAGGTTGCTTTGGCGGCTAGCGAGCTTTTTTAAGAAGACCCCCAAACCACAGTCGCTCGATGAGCATGCCGTTACGGAGAGATACGAAAGGACTCTAGATGCCATTCACGACCGCGCGCCCAATGCCCACATCATCGTTGTCGAATACCTCACAGTCTTGAGCAACGGCGTCAACGAAACGGGTTTGCCCCTGCGGCCTGAGCGGCTGGACCACTATCGCGACATTGCGGCGGCTCTGCAGCGAGCAACGGCAAACGCAGCTGACCAGCCCCTACGCAAAGATTGGTGCACGCGCGTGCACGTCGCAAAGGCGAGCGAGGCTCACGGGCTGGGTACGAGCCAACCTTGGATGCGTGGCTTCTCGCGGCGACTGTTTTGCAAGATTGGGGGAGGCGTCCTGCATCCAAACAAGGAGGGGAtggctgctgttgcggaTCTGATATCCGAGCATGTCCACAATCTGCCCGATGCAGCAGTGAAACAGAAGCTGCACGACAGCGGTGCGTAA
- a CDS encoding uncharacterized protein (COG:H~EggNog:ENOG503NYS5), whose translation MQTLPATMALSGADKARPQRQSVAIVGTGLAGLTTAYLLHNDDHGRYDVTLFEQADELSFDSASVAVRNLKTDCVERVDLPMRACAAGYYANLMRMYSYLGIPLHPVRFLFVFANALASSASSPRSEATAPEDAGSAPGSYFVHASNLHKTPPPWPSNRGVFAHFCEILYLIVCQLWFSTICFWVPPETGDGDDSETLAEYLERVWLPRRYISHYLLPLMSSVSTCDHADMMAFPASDVVNYKRLSHGQQHYAVCGGVRQVQSKLVQGMRDIRLGCRVITVEVVSKASGDGVSVRWQPGTAEATEERFDHVVLAVSPDVATRIFHPLSTALGNMPTKWVESSVLSPRPGAFSVAHGDLPQSCSHHGDDKSPSQVITFRSTFGDGARTEALHAMPGGVLVSTQHTATVESKAVLKTAGFTRTLRTPASRAATQRVMESNPASDSRTHWVNGENDVWLAGSWCWDGMVLLEGCVVSAIRVADNLGVRIPWQ comes from the exons ATGCAAACGCTGCCCGCTACCATGGCGCTGTCAGGCGCAGATAAGGCGAGACCCCAGCGCCAgagcgtcgccatcgtcggcacgGGTCTGGCAGGATTGACGACGGCCTACCTCTTGCACAATGACGACCACGGGCGGTATGATGTGACGCTATTTGAGCAG GCCGATGAGCTGTCGTTCGACTCGGCTTCCGTCGCTGTACGGAATCTCAAGACGGACTGCGTTGAGCGTGTCGACTTGCCGATGCGCGCATGCGCCGCTGGCTACTACGCCAACCTGATGCGCATGTACAGCTACCTAGGAATCCCCCTTCACCCTGTGCGCTTCCTTTTCGTCTTTGCCAATGCActcgcatcgtcggcgtcgtcgccgcggagcGAGGCCACTGCACCAGAGGATGCCGGCTCAGCGCCCGGCAGCTATTTCGTGCACGCATCAAACCTGcacaagacgccgccgccctggccgagcaATCGTGGCGTCTTCGCGCACTTCTGTGAGATCCTGTACCTCATCGTGTGCCAGCTCTGGTTCTCGACGATCTGCTTCTGGGTGCCGCCAGAGAcgggcgacggagacgacagCGAGACGCTTGCCGAGTATCTCGAGCGCGTGTGGCTGCCCCGGAGGTACATATCTCACTATCTGCTACCGCTGATGAGTAGCGTCTCGACATGCGACCATGCCGATATGATGGCATTTCCGGCAAGTGACGTGGTCAACTACAAGCGGCTATCGCATGGACAGCAACACTACGCCGTCTGCGGAGGGGTCCGTCAGGTTCAGTCAAAACTGGTCCAGGGGATGCGGGACATCCGCCTAGGCTGTCGTGTCATCACCGTGGAGGTCGTCAGCAAGGCGTCGGGCGATGGCGTCTCAGTGCGCTGGCAGCCAggcacggccgaggcgaccgAGGAGCGATTCGATCACGTGGTTCTAGCCGTGTCGCCCGATGTCGCGACCAGGATTTTCCATCCCTTGTCTACGGCTCTCGGCAACATGCCCACGAAATGGGTTGAGAGCTCAGTACTGAGCCCGCGGCCCGGTGCCTTCTCCGTAGCTCACGGCGACTTGCCACAGAGCTGTTCGCACCATGGGGACGATAAGTCGCCGTCACAGGTCATCACGTTCAGGAGCACCTTTGGCGACGGAGCACGTACCGAGGCTctgcatgccatgccaggcGGCGTTCTAGTCAGCACACAGCACACTGCCACTGTCGAGAGCAAAGCGGTACTCAAGACGGCGGGCTTCACGAGGACGCTCCggacgccggccagcagggcggcaACGCAACGTGTCATGGAAAGCAATCCGGCGTCGGACAGCCGTACGCACTGGGTCAACGGCGAGAATGACGTATGGCTTGCCGGTTCGTGGTGTTGGGACGGCATGGTGTTGCTGGAGGGCTGCGTTGTGTCGGCCATAAGAGTTGCCGACAACCTGGGCGTGCGCATCCCTTGGCAATGA
- a CDS encoding uncharacterized protein (TransMembrane:1 (o12-33i)~EggNog:ENOG503P35Z), which yields MASTVSGRDFGLGILVGAVAALLLASLIAALVLRSTDIYSLGHWKLNLRTPLESMWMNLGYWKTAQGTPVDHFPDACLGLLTEILTTAGLLKRDSTGVIKPQARGPISVLDLGFGCGDQTLAIARLIAPSWPDFRYVGLTLNQSQRQTASRALHREASSGSIDAPDQASFKLFCADAARPGTWSPAVRNAMQELADKRFKERWLLVLDCLYHFSPSRKPVLKLAARKFSANLMAFDLILNEKASWRDTALVRIVGLMMNCPLFTFLTEGQYRQQLAQCGYDPEQTVIRDISDDVFAGVTDYLQRQERALSPYGISIGGFKLAGRLFGWFDRSRIVKAVIVVGRVKNE from the exons ATGGCTTCCACGGTCTCGGGTCGCGACTTTGGTCTCGGCATTCTAGTAGGCGCCGTGGCTGCGCTCCTGCTGGCGTccctcatcgccgcgctGGTCCTGCGCTCGACGGACATCTACAGCCTGGGCCACTGGAAGCTCAACCTGCGAACGCCACTGGAGTCCATGTGGATGAACCTTGGCTACTG GAAAACAGCACAAGGAACGCCCGTGGACCATTTTCCCGACGCCTGCCTCGGGCTGCTGACGGAGAtcttgacgacggcaggTCTCCTGAAGCGAGACTCAACCGGAGTAATTAAACCCCAGGCACGCGGGCCTATCTCGGTACTCGATCTCGGTTTCGGCTGCGGTGACCAGACGCTCGCCATTGCGCGCCTCATTGCTCCGTCGTGGCCCGACTTTCGCTACGTCGGCCTGACCCTCAATCAGTCACAGCGCCAGACCGCCTCCCGAGCGCTGCACCGCGAGGCGTCATCCGGAAGCATCGACGCCCCAGACCAAGCGTCTTTCAAGCTGTTCTGCGCTGACGCCGCCAGACCGGGTACCTGGAGCCCAGCCGTTCGCAATGCCATGCAAGAGCTGGCGGACAAGCGGTTCAAGGAGCGGTGGCTGCTGGTTCTTGACTGTCTCTACCACTTCTCACCGTCGAGGAAGCCAGTCTTGAAGCTTGCAGCGCGCAAATTCAGTGCCAACCTCATGGCCTTTGACCTCATTCTCAATGAGAAAGCCTCTTGGAGAGATACGGCGCTTGTGAGAATCGTGGGCCTCATGATGAACTGCCCGCTTTTCACCTTCCTCACAGAGGGGCAGTACCGACAGCAGTTGGCGCAATGTGGTTACGACCCGGAACAGACGGTCATCCGCGACATTTCAGACGATGTGTTCGCGGGCGTCACGGATTACCTGCAGCGGCAAGAACGAGCTCTGAGCCCGTACGGGATATCAATTGGGGGATTCAAGCTGGCGGGGCGGCTGTTTGGCTGGTTCGACCGATCCAGgatcgtcaaggccgtcatcgtcgtcgggcgggtGAAGAACGAATGA
- a CDS encoding uncharacterized protein (COG:G~SECRETED:SignalP(1-16~SECRETED:cutsite=AEA-AP~SECRETED:prob=0.9442)~CAZy:GH64~EggNog:ENOG503P14T), whose product MRCLSLLAAFLGAAEAAPSISIRAKHGWTVARPGTLADVVVTKENTLNGTSRARETVIKSAKTGLGSRALEGSLPLEFVNNFDGGAVNAYIVGLDSDNRVVFVLGDGSLVYPSSGGSQVPVPIGANVAIRLPDKGQTFSMTLPIVLTSGRIYFSEGDLTFSVVSTPIGEGIVQPAPTNLEDPSSGINWGFVELTYTKDRSIWANISYVDFVGMILSMALKVTDGSGTQITRGLGAGSVDAICNGLGSQAGNDGWPWDRMCVSDPQGKPLRVLSPNDYAVIDSGAFGNYWSEYVNQVWDHYSSNDLTINTQAGPGSVSCRVSGDTLNCNGDNRGYSKPSATDIWGCNGGPFLRHGEDNAVHVPVIARLCAAFTRSTLLLDGGDVQPSLGPEHYYTVDPTNHYSRLIHAHEIDGRGYAFPYDDVNPDGNEDSSGLVKSGAPETLTVYVGAPPLSG is encoded by the coding sequence ATGCGTTGTCTGTCGCTGCTCGCTGCCTTTCTCGGCGCGGCAGAGGCCGCGCCGTCTATTTCCATCAGAGCCAAGCACGGCTGGACAGTGGCCCGTCCCGGCACCCTGGCTGACGTGGTTGTGACCAAGGAAAACACACTGAATGGCACTTCCCGGGCCCGCGAGACAGTCATCAAGTCGGCAAAGACTGGTCTCGGCAGtcgcgccctcgagggctCCCTTCCGCTCGAGTTTGTCAACAActtcgatggcggcgccgtcaacgcTTACATCGTCGGGCTCGACTCGGACAACCGCGTAGTCTTCGTACTGGGCGACGGTAGCCTTGTGTATCCGAGCTCAGGCGGATCGCaggtgccggtgccgatCGGGGCCAACGTGGCCATCCGGCTGCCGGACAAGGGCCAGACATTTAGCATGACGCTACCAATCGTCCTCACTTCGGGCCGCATCTACTTCTCCGAGGGAGACCTTACCTTCTCCGTCGTTTCCACGCCCatcggcgagggcatcgtgcAACCCGCGCCAACGAACCTAGAAGACCCCAGCTCTGGCATCAACTGGGGCTTCGTCGAGCTCACTTACACAAAGGATCGGAGCATTTGGGCCAACATCAGCTACGTCGACTTTGTCGGCATGATTCTCAGTATGGCCCTCAAAGTTaccgacggcagcggcacgcagATCACGcgcgggctcggcgcgggTTCTGTGGATGCCATCTGCAACGGCCTAGGCAGCCAGGCCGGCAACGATGGCTGGCCCTGGGATCGCATGTGCGTCTCCGATCCGCAGGGCAAACCGCTGCGGGTGCTCTCGCCCAACGATtacgccgtcatcgactcGGGGGCCTTTGGCAACTACTGGAGCGAATACGTCAACCAGGTTTGGGATCACTATTCTTCGAATGACCTCACGATCAACACGCAGGCGGGTCCTGGCAGCGTCTCGTGCCGCGTCTCTGGCGACACGTTGAACTGCAACGGCGACAACCGCGGATACTCCAAGCCCAGCGCAACTGACATCTGGGGCTGCAACGGCGGCCCGTTCCTGCGCCACGGCGAAGACAACGCCGTCCACGTCCCCGTTATTGCTCGCCTGTGCGCCGCCTTTACACGGTCCACActgctcctcgacggtggcgacgtccagcccagcctcgGCCCGGAGCACTACTACACCGTGGACCCGACGAACCACTACAGCCGCCTCATCCACGCCCATGAGATCGATGGCCGCGGATATGCATTCCCCTACGACGACGTTAACCCCGACGGCAACGAGGACTCGTCTGGTCTCGTAAAGTCTGGTGCCCCTGAGACACTGACCGTTTACGTTGGCGCCCCGCCGCTGTCGGGATGA